The nucleotide window GAGGAACAACTGATAATACGAGTCAGTCAGCGCTGAATGGACAAGAAAGCTTAGAATCTGGTGAAACTAGGACAACCAGATTGGACACTGAATTAAGCCGTCAACAAACTTTTTTGGAGAACTTGGAAATGCCAGTTAAAGGATTTCAGCGAAAAAAACGAATTGCTTTTGatggtatattttttacaccttCACATTCTGCTTGATTCTTCATTTACTTCTTGTGAGAAATAATTCAGAGAGCATCTGCGTTATATTACACTTTATCATAACAATTGATGTgaatcaattgaaattttcttactAACCGCACTAAAATTCATACACTTTTTACAGTTGTGCCAAACAAAATAAGCAAACCACAGTCGGAGTCTGTGACAAATCAGGCTTCGAGAACTGAACCCTCATCTTTGACTTTTTCGACAACTGGAACATCTCTGGATGATTCAGAACGCCATGGGTTTGGATTTCATAAAGAATCTAAGGCGCAACCAGACGCTGAGACTGGAGATTCCTCCGGAGAAGTTTCAAGAGATAGAATTACCagcaacaaacaaaaaacagaTAAAGAAACTAGTCAATCAAACAAATGCATAAGCTTTGTCAAGGGAGAAACGACTGAGAGCTCTATCAGTACAGAGGAAAATGTCAAGTCTGAAGTAGATAAACCAATCGTTGACAATAAACAGTTAAAAGAAATGACTGAGATTgttatggaaaaaattaaatttctctcTGAGGGAAGCCAGAATCTTTCGGCCATTCAAATAATGGTGATACAGCTCCAAGTAAGATTCCTATACCTTTTTGGTAgaacaattttaatttccaTTCGCAATCGCATGTTCGGTTATCGAGATCAATCACTTTTCAAGTCTAAAGCAACATTTTcaatagaaatttcaaattcaacagACCTTGGTTGGCGCATGGGAGGCAGGAGACTTGAAGGAAGGCTACTTGCATGAGTGGTTGAAGGGTACGGGACTTGAGTTGGGCAGATTAGAGCAGGCAGCTGCGCCTCCAGGATGGGATTGCCACTGGGATAGGTAGAGTATCTCACACACACCGTTAATACACGTGATATTCACCTGCTGCAAGTTTTTGCGGCTATAGAGCTGGTAAAAAGTACAGATTTGCCGAAAAGATTCCACTTACGTCTCAATTTTCGgtgctcattttatttctttctcattgTTCCCAACGATTTCATCATCTGCAAACTGCAAGAAGATGGAAGAACAATTGTCACGAGTTTTCGGGAAAAAACTCCGCATGACCACCACAAAAAATAGTTTCACATAACTTCTTCTAGATCGAATAACTGAAACTTGGATGACACTTTGTGACCAATTTTAAATACGATATTGAGCAACGAGTTTTCAGATATCCAACCGAAATAATTATCTTCGTGATTTATGCTTTGTCTTGCTGTTTTAGGTCATCGGGAAGCGATCATGATTTCAGTGGAAGACATCGGATTGCCAGAGTGCGGGATATTTTACAATGTTTTAGAGcataaaaactaaaataaattcattcgtGCTTCGCTTACTAGCAGAGCCAAATCAAATTTAccaattataaacaattccTAGATAGCAAAAGGCGAATATCCTGGTTTCTTCAAatgcaaatttctttttctttactcagcatgaaaaagcaaaagaaatttcatctaCATTTTCaaagaggtttttttttttttgattttctcttTGCGTGTTTCAAGATACTCCTGcgatatttcaaattcttctcTGTGActttaatatcaattttttcatgttataTTTCTGATAAATGTAATTAGGAATTTAacacatgaaaaaaataaataaataaataaataaataaataagaaggAAGGTTCCTTCTTGGCGAACCGCAACGCAGGTAGGGGTATCAATGGATTATGTTACTactgtttaaaaaacaaaaaaaaaacaaaaaaaagttgcacAAGACGTGCAGACGAGTAAATAAACGATTAAAATCTACCCAATATTCTCACACATTATTTTCCTTCTCGGGGGGATGTTTTTAGATCGCATAAACGATACTACTATCGCAACTCTGTCACTGGGGAGGCTCAATGGACATATCCAGAGGCTGATGTTGTTGGCGGTACTGAGGAAATGGACTTGTGCACCACGCCACCTCCCCCAGAGGACGAGGGTCTGCAGCTAATCGgtacatatattttcattaattaaaatgacaattggagaaaaaaaaaaatcagcctCTCAAAATCCACAGAATGTCTTTCGAGATTTTGGATGATAAAATCAAAGAGAAAGTGATTGCAAGATCACAAAAAGCGTCTGTAATCACTGACTTCTTGTTACAGAAGAGGCGTCAAATGAAACTGAGCAGAAACCTAAATTGGATTCAATGCCATTAATTATTACTGGCGACAACAAAATCATCCAGGTAACCAAGGACGAGTATAAAAGCTTAGAggctccacctccacctcagATTTCAAGTCCAAGTCCTCCGCCACCGCCGCGAATATTTGCAGCCGACTTGAAGAAAGGTAAAAAACGACGAGGAAGTACCAGTGAGCGGAGTTTAGactcaaaaaaagaaaaaacaggtAAATGAATATCATGTCTTTAACAATTATGCTTGAAAATCTTGAATGTAAGAATGGTAATAAATTGCTTAATGGTTACATGTTCTTAATGTTGGCTATTTTTTACAGAGACGGCAGGTTCTTTGTCCGATGGAAACGTCAGTGTGGATCCCCCGCTGCCCTCGTCTCCCCCCAAGAACCCTTCTCAGCCTCCACTTCCCCCGACTCCTCCTCATCCTGCGGTTATTCCAAACCCACCTAGCAGTGAACCCTTACCTCCAGGTGTCGACCCTAAAGATATGCCTTATCCTCTGCCGGCTGTAACTGCGGTGGAGCAGAGCGTTGTCTACCCTGGGCCAACGCAGCAGACAAATCCGATTTACGCAGCAACGATCAGTGATCGAGGGATAGCTGTTCCAATTATTGATCACCGGTCGACGATCATTCAAGGACAACTAATGCACTACCCAACGTATCAGCATTTGCACAATGTAAGATGATCTAATTAATCATTGCTGAGGTAGAGAAAGtttagaaaaacaaaaccgGGGAAcagtgaaataattgaataattttctttgttacgCTGCAGCAATTGGATtgcttgaaatttatattttttttccaacagcAAGCAATGATCGCGGCAGCAGGAAGTCTGACAGGCCAGGAAGCCGTACAATTCGTGATAACAGATTATGCTCAAGTTTATGCCAATACACAGGTGATTGCCAAGCCTCCTGTCAAATCGCAGACCGAATCGCTGGGCTCAGCCCTTGATTCGTTTTACAGCGATATTGCatctattgaaaaaacaaactcaGAACAAGAATGTATGATTCAACAAGACATTGAAACACGCCGGAAAGAAGCTGCTACTCCTCCACTAGCAACATTGCCTAACACAGTAATTACGTCATCTTCGCATGCAGAAATCGAACAGCCTAACGCGTCTATAGATCTTgcaggaaaagagaaaaagaagaaaaaggtatACTGATTTAATTATAGGTTTTAATTTCCTGAGATTCACTGTAACAATTACTTACCCATGTTACTTTactgattttcttttaatgataaatttgttcatttatttttagacGAAAATAGGTATTGGAAAGAAACAGAAAGAGATGTCGACTATGGTAGCGAAATGGCAGAAAGCTCAGCAGGACTTTGGTGACAGCGAATAGAACGAATTACAGTGATGAATTCAGAAGTTTATATGATTCACATTACCTGATCAACATACAGTGAGAATAAAGTGTTACAATATAAGGACAGAATGAGTGGAATTGGAATAGAATAGTAAATGAtaagaatataatatgtattatactttgcagaaataattgtcaaggcaattaaatttttcaattaaatctcgaaattttattacaccgAAATCCCAAGTCTCACAAATGTAAGTGAATATGAAATCTGTTTGAAATAGCACAAACATCTGGCTTAGTGATTGGAGTCAGGATTGGCTGTAGAATCTGTTTAATTAAGGAATAATTAGTAATTCTTAGTATGATGATCCATCTCTGTAATGACAGGATAACTAGTCAGGAGAGATGAGACAATAATCGAAAAGCCTTTAGATTCTCCAAAGAGTAGGCCTTCAGGCTGAAACTAGAATATCTGGGTACCGCCAGCAAGAGAAGAATCAGCTAAGACTTAGTGAAGGTGAGTTTCTGGTCTAGAAGTACACAAAAGGGATAGAATTTGCTTAGTGATAATCATCAAATGCAAATGAAACCTTATGTACTGTACTCAATACAACACAATGATTCAATTGAACGAAAGTAGTCTGTCAATGAGAGAGTGCAGATTTAAAATCGTGAGATACGATAACAAGCAATATATAGCTAAACGTCAGCCCGTAGTAGCTAGCTGAAAGGTGGTTGACAACTGAACGATCCAGAGGAAAGCTCCCTTATATACTCAAATCACGGGAGCGAGAGCGTCCGCTTATTACGATCGATAACAGAGAATAATCtaggaaattgaaaactgaagAGAGCTAATAATTATCGGAAAATAAGAAGCAGACGTGTTAGGCCGTACACAAAAACATCGacttttttaaacaaaattacaaagaaaaataatgccGCTTTCAAATACctttttaaagaaatattaTAGAAATTCTATAAACTCTCCATTTTAAACGTAGATTTGATGAttcggaaaatatttttttcactttgttctACCGACATCTACCTGAAACACGAGATCAGAGATAGAGGATCTGTTTGTGGTTGTAACCAAAtcatgtgaaaaataaaattgcggACGATTAAATCAATAAGTGGAATTTattgatgtaataaaattttagtgTACAGATTATCATTTAAGCGACAAGGGCGCTAGCTGTGGAGCTTTCGTACTTCCAGTTGGGAGGAAGGGTACTTTTGGTTTTGTAGTAACGAGCAAGCCTATGGATTCTCGACTCTACTAGAATCAAACGGAACTTGCTGTCCTTGTCCTTGCGATTGCGCTCCAAGTGTTTGCGGATAGCTACTGCCTTCTTGATCAGGTAGTACAAATCCTCTGGTAGGTCAGGCGCCAGCCCCATTGCCTTCTGGATGCGCAGGATCTTGTTGCCGGTCAAAAACCGGACTTGGGCAACTCCATGAGAATCACGAAGAATCACACCTAGGTAGTTTAAAGATTGATTACAGATTTATTCAACTCGTATCAGCGCTATTACTATATAGTGCTATTGATAATACATTTGAATCAAGCTTGCTGTTCAACGTTCAAGAATTGTTAGTGGCTACCTATAATGAAGTTGAGATAAGGTACCCAAAATCACCTCAAAAGCcacaaataaaattaatctAGCAAGCGTCTAGGAAGGGATAAGACTAGATTCAGTCAAACCTCAGCTGGTAGCttgcataattttaaaactaaGTAAGCCGACATAGTATctaaatgataaaataaatagctGGCGTTACTCGCTGTGCGCAtctttatacgtgtatataacaTGTTTATGCAATGTGTGCCTTCTTTGTCACGACACAGCTTGTTGCACATGGTTTAATAAAAGATACATACCAATTTGAGACGGAGTCAGACCCTTCTTGGCCAGTTTATAGATGTGTTCCTTACAGTCCTCTGGGGTGAGTTTCAGCCATGTTGGAACGCTGCGCCTGTAGGGCAACGCTGACTGGGAAATACCCTTTCTACAAagagataaacaaaaaatttttattattgttactttATGGGTGAAATTGTTTATTCAACGTTAGAACCGATATGATTTAGTACTGTTCAGTAACGTGAACCACGTGTTGGAAATGTGCAAATGCATCATTTCACCGATATGCCGCTTGCATCAGCGGTTATGACCATCAGACAAGCCACGGCATATTTTTAGACGATATTTCTCGAAGTTATTTGTGCTCCGTGCTGTGCAACCGTTATTGGAAAAACGGACGCTAGCTAGAAATTATTGACGGCAAATATTCGTGGATGAAACGCCATTGCGGAAATATCACACCGCGGGATGAACACATGGCGACGACATCTCGCGAGTAGGTTTATTCACGCGTATATCAGTGTCCATACACCGCTTAGCGAAGGGGTTTTAGCTTTTAAATTATACGGGATTTTACGAGATTCGTAAAATCTAAGGAAAAGAAAGGTTTATATTCCAAACTTTTGATATTTAAGACAATAATCTCTTACCCGGGAGCGTGCATGCGACCCATGATGCCAGATTTTTCTTACCGAAAGAACTGCACTAGCGCCCTTTCGGCGGACAACACAACCACCTAGGTCATTGGTCATAAAATATTCAGGCTGTCGGCTGGGTGGCGTGTGCTTTACACAACGTTGCAGCAATCACAAAACCCTTACCAGAAATGGTTTTACCAATTGCGTTCATGAACAAACACTTGGCACTTCTTCACAGCGAAAGaccttttttacttttacaatCATTCAACATACGTAAGCgttgatgtaataaaaaatctaaataatgttgaatttcgaaagatgatttcaaaagtaaaaatgCCCCTTGCAAAACTTCAATGTAACACTAACAAATTCCGTCAGATGGCTAGTAATCGCTTGATGAAGATTTGAGAATCGGCAACGTCGGAAAGTCGGCTGAATCGTGCAAGCGACTAGCCTAGCAAGAATTGGTAAAAGGAAAATGGCCGCGGTTTTCTACAACCAAGCGTACCTCTGGCTGTCATTATCACCAAAGTTTGTCATCacggaataaaatatttttaaaaccgTATAGGTATATGGAAATAAGTTATATTCTTACGTAGATATCTATTAATAATACTGAAGTAATATTTCATGCATCACTTGTACCCAGGCGtgttaaattttgcaaatatttacCAACGACCGTCATGTTTGGGACGCAAATTGGTAACAGAACGGGGAACTAGCCAAGGATACTACGTGtgtgaacaagaaaaaataacgatagatgaaacgaaccttgaataattttcgaatattttgactACTTATATCCCCCAAATCTTCGTGCCAGATCTTACTAGCGAATCTGAATTGAGACGTCTTTATTCGGTTTCctttggagaattttttttaagtattcgacccttccactttttttttattcaccctTTTCACTCCCTATTTTCTATCTCCCTTtctatacatgtgtgtatgcTTAATTTGCATATAGCGAAAATAATTTGTAGTTTTGAAGGTTCGTGATATTTGTCCCACCTTCATCACTACGTCCAGGGACTGTTCGTTCCAAATAAATCAGCCATCAGTCAATGTCGATAttacattattccaatttattgcaaatttgAGGGCAACCGATTATTTGCTTCTTGAACCTGTTGTGGTTGTATGAGATTACTTAAGAATACTCATAATAAAAACCTGTTGTATCGATGTTGTCTGTTATTCAGCTGAGGTGGTGAGCGAAGCAAGGTTGGAACACACATGCACATGTTTTGACCGTAGTGAATGAAGATGTCTAGCGATAGCGAAGACAGCGAGCATTCACCAAAGCCTTCCAAACGGAGACGAGTTATCGTTTCTGATAGTGACAGTAGCGATGAATCAATAATAGGGATGCCAAGAAAAAGGAGAGTATATGTAAGTAAATACGTTGAACAGATAGTTGAGATAGCAAAAGGTAGAGTTTTACTTTCAATACTGTAGCTTTtctatttaataaatttattctttgaCGGTGTGAGTAAACTAAACTGCTTTGTATTTTGAATTCTCTGTTGAAGATAGAGATTAAATCTAATTTGTTATATTCATGTTTCAGAGGGTCACAAGTGACTGCGAGACCAGCTCAGATGATAGCGATGTTCCAAAGCCtgtaaagaacagaaaaactTATGTAAGCATATTTTAAATAGCATCCAAACGTCCTGCCCCCCTCATTTGGAAGATCAgattggaaatgaaaatgagaacCTTAATCACATAGCAACTAATATAACATTATTCTGTCATATCTCGAATCAAACAAAGTAACTGAATTTTCACAAACATCATTTATCTGTAAGGATCTcagttttagaaaattttaatcagCTGACCAATTAATCATCTCTTTTTACATTAAATTGCAGAGACTCGTCAGTGATGATAACACAAGTTACGGGTGCAGTGATACAGATGCTGATGGATCAAATGATCTAGGTTAGTATATACTTGTTTGGTGTGTTAATTTACGTGAATGATGAACTTTCTCTTTCATCTTATTCTGGCCTGAGATCTTAccccaaattttttctttcacagtCATCGATAGTGATAGTTCAACCTCACGGTCAGACTGGAGGACTGTAGATGGTTCGTCGTCAGAGTTGGATGGACAAGGTGGCACAGGTACTGGGCGGAAACCTAAATCGTCAAATGggcaaaaaaaatcaaaattcaaagtaGAAGGAGAATCAGGAGAAGTTGCGGGTGTTAATGAAGCGACTGCAAATGGAAGTGACAGCGACAGTGACAGCAGTAACTTGCAGGCAGAAAAATGCCCAATTTGTTTGCTATCCTTCAAGAAACAGGAAATCGCTACACCTGAATCTTGTGACCATTCTTTTTGCCTTGAGTGCCTCGTCGAATGGAGCAAGAACATCAACACATGTCCTGTCGATAGACAAACCTTTACCTTAATATTGGTCAGGAAAAATCTTGGTGGAAAGGTACTGttaaatgagaaattgaagaaCAATAAGAAAGTAACAGtaaaaaccttttttttttttttttttatatatatcaTTAATTTCGCCCTATTAATCAGCACATTCATTGATCTCAGAATTTATGTTACGACTTAGCCGTACTCTTTGTAATTTGACATGTTTTAAGCAAGTGCTAGAAAGAAAAAGCTACATAgcattttcatgattttttcaggTCATACAGCAGCTTCCAGTTACTATCAAACCTCCGGTTGAGGAACAAATCCAGGAAGATGCTACATACTGCGAGATTTGCCAACAGTGCGACAGGGAAGATCGAATGTTGCTGTGTGACGGTTGCGATCTGGGTTATCACCTAGAGTGCCTCACTCCACCCATGAACGAAGTTCCTATGGACGAGTGGTTCTGTCCTGAATGCGCCCAAAATAGTCAGAATGATGCCGAAGTGGTAACAAATAAACTTATACAAGAGTAAATAGTAGAGTACAAATCAGGGAGTGgtataaaaaaacataaacgAAGACAGCTCAGAGTCATCCCGCAGAAGCTTATGATATTTTTCTGAATGATTACCATAAAGAACTCGCGAAGAGCACTTTATTATATGACCTGGATAGCTGGATGAGTAGGTAAAAAAGAttatgaatacatttttccaTCATTTACGAGCAAACGCTGAGTTTGATCAACTTTGTTTGTTCCAGTTCTAAGTTGGGCTAAAAagttaacaattatttataacgcAACAGAATCTTTACCACCCTATTTCGCAAAATCTACCCACAATGTTTTTCTTGATTGCTTATAGCCCTGAAATAGGTccgaaaaatgaatgaaagaCTAAGAAACGAAACTGTGAAATTTTAGGTGGAAATCGACCTTGACGAGGTTCCAGATTTGATGGAAGAGGCTCGTAGACTGGGCGAATCGTACGGGAGAACGCGAACCGGTCGTGACCGCGAATTGTCGGTAGGTCCACGCGTAATTCCTCGTACTCGTCAAACGGAACGCGTGCGGGCAAATATACGCGCCGATCGTAACCGGGCAGCGTCTTTATCGCGAGAAACAAGACACGCGGCGGACTCGCGAGACGCGGTCGTCTTCTTCGATCCTGACCAGCCCTCGACGTCGTCGTCCGGTCTTGACTCGGTTGCAGGATCAACGTCCCGCGCTCGAGCTGCGGAAGCGGCGCCAGGACGTCGCGTTTGCGAAGTCACGGGCTCTAAAAAATCGACTTCTAAGTCTGCGTCTAAGTCTAGTACGGTAAAACGTaaacggaaaaagaaaaaagttcgCAAAACCAGCAGCAAGCAGACGATCATGAAGCTGCGAAAAGTGAGGCTAACTGAGATTGACGATGACGGCAAGAAGGTGGAAATCATCACATACGTTAAGGTCAAGTCGTCCGGAGCCAATGATGGATCGTCGAAAACACGTAAatacaagaagaagaaatcgaAGCGCAAGCGAAAGGTACAATACCAATAAATATCTCAGATGATATCTGCAATTGACTAACCCAACTGTGTACACCTAGACAAATATGCGCAAAATTAGGCCATGATCCATTTCTCATGTGATATTTGCATACTACATGAAATTCAAtcagttgtaaaaattttgatcgaaTCTATTGCTAGATTTTAGACCAGAATTTATGAATTtacctctctcttttttttttcccccctcttttttttaataaatttacatGGACTTGCGCTCATATTccaattaattttcgaaatgagTTCCATAGATTTCCACTGTCTGCAAGATACTTCGAAAAAACAATATGCACTAACACAATTTGGCTACAATTTGAATTGAATctattcatattatttatgtaatacTTTTATACTTGCAAACCGGGTTGGGATTAGGAAATTTGAGAGTGATTGACAATTCGATCTTGTCGCAAATCTGCTTACCGAacttaaaaaaatctaaattctCTGATCATTGTAAAGATTGCTCATGAACCAGCTGTGATTCAAAATAAGTACAGTATCTGGATTCTGTGGAATATTGATAATGTTTAAGAAACGTTAACGGGAATCCttgatataatattttacccTAGTCTACTCATATTTTGCAACTCAATTCacttaatttttcaaccaacttATAGTTACTTCTTTCATGATAGTCAGTCTCTTAAGTACAAGAGGTTTTCTGAAACAagccaaatttttatttattttcaatgtgttGAAATCAAACACGAAAGCTATACATGTCCTCTAGTCTCTAAGTTCCAAACCGGTGAATGAAATTGTTGTAACAGCGCAACGAATAGTGCATCTCTGCAATATGggacatttttttgtaaatatttttgcacTCTTTTATATTCAGTACTGACTATAATAAGAATAGTAACAAAgtacaatcatttttatttccaatgtatcataattatgaataatgcAGAACCTAATGacactgataaaaaaaattgcaatttataaaaaatcttcTATTGTTTTGAACggttttgatttaaaaaatcctaCTGATTCCACGCGAATTGTTAAAATGGGATATCAGTTTCAGTGACttggaaattataaaaatatataaaaaaccGCTAACAATTTCACTTTACAACATTAATTTGATATTACTCATTTTCTGTATTGAAAACAAACGGAAGTACTTAATGTTCGGAGTTTGAGTGTATCTCTTTTTCTTGTAAAGAGAGACAAAAGTAAAATTGCGTCTTGTTGTCTTCTCACTTCTCTTGTATAAATTTTCGCTTAATATATCATTATCACAAGAgctaaaaaaaagcataattatacatatgtgtattaaCCATGTCATGTATCgcgtaatttttcaattaatgaCCACATGATtgttcatattattttttttcactcatctGTATCCAACCTTAATCCTTAATCCTTGATTcatgttaataaaaattttttgtcagtaGAAtcttttgagtttttttttttttttcttttcgtgtttctcacattttttttccgtcttctCATAAGTACACTCTTTCATCATATTATTCATATTGAGATCAACGATGCGAAAAACGAAAGTAGagtatcagaaaaaaaaaaaaattaaattgtaaCAAGTTAACCATTcaaattttgcttttttctctTGGTAAACGTAagggagaaataaaaattgaaaatagttctAAGTGAAAATCAAAGATTTAAGACAATTTtggtataaatttaaaatttatcaaattcaagTAAAAAAGTTATTTTGATCTTGTCGATTGCTAAATAAGTTAATAACATAAAATTACATTAGTAGCGATGTACAATTTTACAGATTACTAAGCTTAAAATTCTTCAGAAATGAGTAATACAAGAAACGAATCAGAAGCAAATCTCCACTTAGTAAAATCACAGGGGCTCTATACTTCCCAAACCATTTTTTACAAGctataaaattatacgaaattgAGATCCATTAATCTTAGTATGTACTCAAGACTATCTAACTTTGATAACATCAATAAAGAACGCAATTTCTtctgaatattataattaagacaaggaaaaaatagctaatatttatttcttatgTGCGAAATTTAacagtaattttttatcaatttcagcAACGAGGTAGATATCGTCGTGCCCGTACCGTACGTTCTGTAGCCAAAGCTCAGACTGTCAAAAAACGGTTGGCAGTGGCGCTGGGAATGAGCAAACCAATCCGTAACGTTCCTCTCCTCGTGCCAACGgttaaaaatcgtcaaacCATAAGCGATCGCACACTGCTCAGAAATTCAAGATACACAGCGGGTATATCTCAAGTCAGCCTCTTCGGAAATTCACGCGACCTCAACTACAGCCCGACTgggtgagtgaaaaattttccaataccTATATTTCACCAatcattgtataatttatttactcgTTTTTTCAGTTATTGTTTGACACTTGttttactattattaattttaaaattcatttcgttGCTTTGTCTTGACTATTAACAACATTTATGGCAAGTTACGGTATTGATTGGGTATGCGTATACCTTTTATTCGCATTCCATTGCGATTTATCAATCATCGACTAGAAAGACATTGATGTACTTACCCTCCAGTTATTGACAATGAGGTTCTTGCGAAAATTTTGCGAATGAATTTGATTTCAGGCTCGGTACGCTACAGCTTTACGTACATTTAAACCATATTCCTATACGACGATATGAATTTGATCTCTATTACAGTTATTACTGCTGTTATTACTGCGATTATGATTatgattaatatttatttagtaTTGCCTGCCAGGCTCTAATATCAAAGAACCCTCACGACCATAAGAGAGTAGGATATTTTTCTGGGTGTATGAATCGAATTTTACCTGAATATACAAGGATGCGCACAATACACATTGTTCTGGTTTTATCTGCAAACATTGATTCTAATACTATTATATTCTTAAATGTCGTTTAAATGTTTAGTGTCTAGGCAAACCATATTGAACGAAGCATTTGAaggcaataattattttattacggaAGAGTAATTgtcatttacaattatttgcaAACCAGCAAGGAAAGTTCTTCTTACTTACCAGATTTCAACATTGCATTCTCTTTTAGAACATATTTGGCAATCGCAGAGAAAAACTTTATCTGTAAAACCTATAATCTCTGTAAAATCCGAGCTCGGTATTGATACATATTATTGCCTGCGAATACGTT belongs to Neodiprion lecontei isolate iyNeoLeco1 chromosome 5, iyNeoLeco1.1, whole genome shotgun sequence and includes:
- the LOC107224069 gene encoding formin-binding protein 4, whose amino-acid sequence is MKRRQRRPVLDINSEQSESPRGRWQNKYQQIAVDHPEQNGNPNNPLASLLGQYNSDSETEDVKQESNQLNDKVNDFLKEIQMIIPDTVNSNNTKKTTDPTIPSQRSSQPGQNETSNSPWQECFDETTGYPYYWHIETNEVTWEMPSEMRLHREKSSQVNQNQNQVAIQHQTHPAHTQVQWPNFLPNTYPELQTNIPEGMIPKEVVARNRNRQVGISRGNQPSTELTTEAPKKTGPKDDESDDEKIEMITSFGDEESESDGSDSDSALKKSTCDKVSAQKIHKLKEVCKNSLSEVEESPSIGPFLPLEIIPMIHGPENVSENGNSHVDNGIESVTKAEGRDENVYSSRKIENSLVNQKVTVKSEDSEEENILMRLKNQAKLLQSLGGEVPESVETLIKDEVNDQAENLEQDDIISQIEKEMPVDHARNFSSISKMKSETLKGLTSKSSRLQQTEKNKDIKISLVAGYSDDSDFEEETSPKKTGNAQPLFPIMSNYTGKENSDNVLHSTLKVSDEFNPAKDVSVVNLGIKGAEQKQWDFVNAGKLSNSSAEDADNADGDSRGTTDNTSQSALNGQESLESGETRTTRLDTELSRQQTFLENLEMPVKGFQRKKRIAFDVVPNKISKPQSESVTNQASRTEPSSLTFSTTGTSLDDSERHGFGFHKESKAQPDAETGDSSGEVSRDRITSNKQKTDKETSQSNKCISFVKGETTESSISTEENVKSEVDKPIVDNKQLKEMTEIVMEKIKFLSEGSQNLSAIQIMVIQLQTLVGAWEAGDLKEGYLHEWLKGTGLELGRLEQAAAPPGWDCHWDRSHKRYYYRNSVTGEAQWTYPEADVVGGTEEMDLCTTPPPPEDEGLQLIEEASNETEQKPKLDSMPLIITGDNKIIQVTKDEYKSLEAPPPPQISSPSPPPPPRIFAADLKKGKKRRGSTSERSLDSKKEKTETAGSLSDGNVSVDPPLPSSPPKNPSQPPLPPTPPHPAVIPNPPSSEPLPPGVDPKDMPYPLPAVTAVEQSVVYPGPTQQTNPIYAATISDRGIAVPIIDHRSTIIQGQLMHYPTYQHLHNQAMIAAAGSLTGQEAVQFVITDYAQVYANTQVIAKPPVKSQTESLGSALDSFYSDIASIEKTNSEQECMIQQDIETRRKEAATPPLATLPNTVITSSSHAEIEQPNASIDLAGKEKKKKKTKIGIGKKQKEMSTMVAKWQKAQQDFGDSE
- the LOC107224062 gene encoding 40S ribosomal protein S13, which produces MGRMHAPGKGISQSALPYRRSVPTWLKLTPEDCKEHIYKLAKKGLTPSQIGVILRDSHGVAQVRFLTGNKILRIQKAMGLAPDLPEDLYYLIKKAVAIRKHLERNRKDKDSKFRLILVESRIHRLARYYKTKSTLPPNWKYESSTASALVA